The Streptomyces sp. NBC_00224 genome contains the following window.
CCCTACCGCTTGGCCACGAAGACGTGGGACGCCACGTCCGCGCCGAGCTCGGCGGCCTCGCCGCTGCTGCCGACCAGGACGCCGCCCGGCGACCGCGTCACGCTGACGACCGCACCGGGCTGCACGCCCGCGCGACGCAGCGTGTACATCAGCTGGGCGTCCGTCTGGATCGGCTCGCCGATGCGGCGCACGACGACCGTCATGCCGTCCTCCGTCGCCTCCAGCTCGTTGAGGCTGATGATGCCGTCCTCCAGGAAGGCGTCGGCCTCGGCCTTCTCGCCCAGCTCCTCCAGGCCCGGGATCGGGTTCCCGTACGGAGACTCGGTCGGGTGGCGCAGCAGCTCAAGCACCCGCCGCTCCACCGCCTCGCTCATCACGTGCTCCCAGCGGCAGGCCTCGGCGT
Protein-coding sequences here:
- a CDS encoding metal-dependent transcriptional regulator → MSGLIDTTEMYLRTILELEEEGVVPMRARIAERLDQSGPTVSQTVARMERDGLVQVAGDRHLELTEEGRRLATRVMRKHRLAECLLVDVIGLEWEQVHAEACRWEHVMSEAVERRVLELLRHPTESPYGNPIPGLEELGEKAEADAFLEDGIISLNELEATEDGMTVVVRRIGEPIQTDAQLMYTLRRAGVQPGAVVSVTRSPGGVLVGSSGEAAELGADVASHVFVAKR